From one Planococcus citri chromosome 3, ihPlaCitr1.1, whole genome shotgun sequence genomic stretch:
- the LOC135841660 gene encoding RIMS-binding protein 2-like isoform X8 → MRDVSERKKELEKEQAETLSSLRDKQNELQWRSNCSASEKVKICETIEALQSKIRELEKKMELQNVHHEELLLEMAAIKRTSSSQQRSSLPGNYTTSPWKKPNASNQEVQTSPESNASELNYLDRLTPSTSNSYDSGNIYENRPANYRSRPHIHGCPTNIAPSSSYVDLHLASLDPSARYSINTNTAVACKPYWSQSEPPCTCPVSSDQELTSATPSNESACSDDSGIQNVSISHNSSITVDIDKIMAKIDQDNRILAELDKTRSTIVTQGSMTAEQLRHISDMGIIPPASCQGMLPVMQSSGLPMTTSQTTINPPISLSNTFPSYLQQYDLSNSMRPSMGSMFPMQMSQQMSQIPVSQSTFSILQSNYPGNYSQMSSNLLQSQFDLDARVMKNGNMSGSAFASTSDLLLPHEDLMMEGPSRRTQDMVEIPGKGLCNIFISKYSYDPFSQSTSICPEAELAINAGDYLLVYGEPDDDGYVDAELMDGRRGLVPIMFIQKLSGDELLEFNQRVLMGMKEGDDSASTTIPQDIETVHIDEHGKKFRPDYNLGGTTEEEEDVDESESDMFFSVLVPAPKQLTLERQLNKSILIRWNAPEDSPTHCIDSYHVYVDGVLKTTIKANERTKALLEGVDSNKPHRISVRSVTQNRRTSRDAACTMLIGKDVPCYPTNVKAHHVTPTSAVISWMPSNSNYQHTVCVNNVEVRTVKPGVYRHTITGLVPNTIYRVTVRAKNIRAPQFDDKTASDKYASHIDFRTLPKGMPDPPSEIQVEVGPQDGTLLVTWIPVMAESANGAPVTGYAVYADGKKVTDIDSPTGDHALIDISKIISMNPRNVTVRTKSKENQSCDSNATPIPSSAIKARHHSSKGNNYGRHQAKNAYGQVLVIDPEENLSDKEVYPGQSSSVPAIEITKENLADENYSEEEFLETHRSNRNIRYNQPPPPRSHGPPRSHLERGRPPPPHSGHERVLPRPNYDVRSYDMRRDNREYHHSPARSTDRRTRVMNDPHMKPNRGPTQSQASPVNRQHPAPATATPDDKSRLVVALFDYDPSSMSPNPATSHEELAFSAGDQIKILSEKDPDGFYWGECHGKQGYVPQNMITDLENAPKTLLKKIKQHTRYPDIHHNAKARKMIALYDYDPHENSPNLDSDAEISFSQGQIIYVKGEPDDDGFYLGEVDGMQGLVPSNYLQEIDEYQEDDRQPPHARQTNRGVVRPIPQRDQNRGHGPGARGPPPPPRDGMPPRSDVRDRRKGSN, encoded by the exons ATGCGAGATGTCAGCGAGAGAAAGAAAGAACTGGAAAAGGAGCAGGCTGAAACACTCTCCTCTCTTCGTGATAAACAAAATGAACTACAATGGAGATCAAATTGttcagcatctgaaaaagtcaaaatatgtGAAACCATCGAAGCTTTGCAG TCAAAAATCAGAGAATTGGAGAAGAAGATGGAATTACAAAACGTGCACCATGAAGAATTACTCTTGGAAATGGCAGCCATCAAACGTACTTCTAGTTCGCAACAAAGATCAAGTCTGCCAGGAAATTATACGACCAGTCCATGGAAAAAACCGAATGCTTCCAATCAAGAAGTACAAACATCTCCTGAATCAAACGCGTCCG AGCTAAATTATTTAGATCGCCTAACGCCATCTACTTCTAATTCATACGACAGCGGAAACATTTACGAAAATCGTCCAGCAAATTATCGATCACGACCGCATATTCATG GGTGTCCTACCAACATCGCACCAAGTAGTTCGTATGTAGATTTGCATCTTGCCTCATTAGATCCGTCTGCCCGCTACTCGATAAACACTAACACCGCTGTTGCATGCAAGCCGTATTGGTCTCAGTCTGAACCACCGTGTACATGTCCAGTTAGCTCTGATCAAGAATTAACTTCTGCTACTCCAAGTAATGAAAGTGCGTGTTCTGATGATTCAggaattcaaaatgtttcaatatcACATAACAGCAGCATCACGGTTGATATTGATAAAATAATGGCGAAAATAGATCAAGATAATAGGATCTTGGCAGAATTAGATAAAACTCGTTCGACAATAG TGACTCAGGGAAGTATGACTGCCGAACAGTTGAGACATATTAGCGATATGGGAATCATACCACCAGCGTCTTGTCAAGGGATGTTACCAGTCATGCAGTCTTCTGGATTACCAATGACTACATCTCAA ACAACCATTAACCCACCAATTTCGTTATCAAATACTTTCCCATCGTATCTACAACAGTATGATTTAAGCAATAGTATGAGACCATCGATGGGGTCAATGTTTCCTATGCAGATGTCGCAGCAAATGTCACAAATCCCAGTATCTCAATCGACTTTCAGTATTTTACAATCAAATTATCCCGGAAACTATTCCCAGATGTCGTCAAATTTACTGCAGTCGCAGTTTGATTTGGATG CAAGGGTCATGAAAAATGGCAATATGTCAGGTAGTGCTTTTGCTAGTACAAGTGATCTCCTTTTACCACACGAGGATCTCATGATGGAAGGTCCGTCTCGCCGTACCCAGGATATGGTTGAAATTCCTGGAAAAGGGTTGTGTAATATTTTTATCTCTAA GTATTCTTACGATCCGTTCTCACAAAGTACCAGTATATGTCCAGAAGCTGAATTAGCAATAAATGCTGGCGATTATCTTCTTGTGTATGGAGAACCAGATGAT GATGGATACGTGGATGCGGAATTAATGGATGGAAGAAGAGGTTTAGTACCAATCatgttcattcaaaaattatccggCGACGAATTACTAGAATTTAATCAACGAGTATTGATGGGTATGAAAGAAGGAGACGATAGCGCGTCAACTACCATTCCTCAAGATATAGAAACTGTTCAtatag ATGAGCATGGTAAAAAATTCAGGCCAGACTATAATCTTGGTGGTACAACTGAGGAAGAAGAAGATGTCGATGAAAGTGAAAGTG ATATGTTCTTCTCGGTGCTAGTTCCCGCTCCAAAACAACTGACGTTGGAAAGACAGCTCAACAAAAGTATTTTAATAAGATGGAATGCGCCAGAAGATTCGCCGACCCATTGCATTGATTCTTACCACGTATATGTCGATGGAGTTTTGAAAACCACAATCAAAGCAAACGAGCGAACAAAAGCTTTGCTAGAAGGAGTTGATTCAAACAAA ccccaCAGAATCAGCGTACGATCTGTGACTCAGAATAGAAGAACATCCAGGGATGCTGCTTGTACTATGTTGATAGGAAAAGATGTTCCATGCTACCCAACTAATGTCAAAGCACATCATGTAACACCTACTTCTGCTGTGATATCTTGGATGCCGAGTAATAGTAATTATCAACATACTGTTTGCGTCAATAATGTCGAAGTGAGAACCGTTAAACCAGGGGTCTACAGACATACCATTAcgg gtCTAGTGCCGAATACAATTTACAGAGTGACAGTCAGAGCTAAAAATATTAGAGCTCCACAATTTGACGATAAGACTGCTTCTGATAAATACGCATCTCACATAGATTTTCGAACTTTGCCTAAAG GCATGCCTGATCCACCTTCTGAAATTCAGGTTGAAGTAGGACCACAAGACGGCACTTTATTAGTTACATGGATCCCTGTAATGGCTGAAAGTGCGAACGGAGCACCAGTTACAGGTTATGCAGTTTACGCGGACGGTAAAAAAGTTACCGATATCGATAGTCCGACAG GTGATCATGCTCTAATCGACATCAGTAAAATAATCAGCATGAATCCGCGAAATGTCACTGTTCGAACGAAGTCTAAAGAAAATCAGTCTTGTGATAGCAACGCCACGCCGATTCCATCATCCGCTATAAAAGCGCGACATCAtagttcaaaa gGAAATAATTATGGACGCCATCAAGCCAAAAACGCTTATGGCCAAGTTCTCGTAATAGATCCTGAAGAAAATCTCAGTGATAAGGAAGTTTACCCTGGACAGAGCTCATCCGTTCCCGCAATTG AAATTACGAAAGAAAATCTAGCCGATGAAAATTACAGCGAAgaagaatttttagaaactcATAGATCTAATAGAAATATTCGTTACAATCAACCCCCTCCTCCTCGATCTCATGGTCCACCTCGAAGTCATTTAGAACGAGGTAGACCACCCCCTCCGCACTCAGGTCATGAACGAGTACTGCCTCGTCCTAATTACGATGTTAGATCGTACGATATGCGTCGagataatag AGAATATCACCATTCGCCAGCACGTTCAACAGATAGACGAACTAGAGTTATGAACGATCCTCACATGAAACCGAACAGAGGACCAACGCAATCACAAGCTTCTCCTGTCAACAGGCAGCATCCTGCTCCAGCAACCGCAACTCCGGATGATAAATCCAGGCTCGTTGTAGCGTTATTCGATTACGATCCATCGTCCATGTCTCCAAATCCAGCCACAAGTCACGAAGAATTAGCCTTCTCGGCTGGAGATCAAATaaaa ATCTTGAGTGAAAAAGATCCAGATGGTTTTTACTGGGGCGAATGTCACGGTAAACAAGGTTACGTGCCGCAAAATATGATCACCGATCTTGAAAATGCACCAAAG actctgttgaaaaaaatcaaacagcaTACGAGGTATCCTGATATACATCATAACGCCAAGGCGAGGAAAATGATCGCGTTGTATGATTACGATCCGCACGAAAATTCGCCCAATCTCGATTCCGAT GCGGAAATCAGCTTCAGCCAAGGTCAAATCATTTACGTAAAAGGCGAGCCAGACGACGACGGTTTTTATTTGGGCGAAGTGGACGGTATGCAGGGCTTAGTACCTTCGAATTATTTACAAGAGATAGACGAATACCAAGAAGATGATAGGCAACCTCCTCATGCACGCCAAACCAATCGTGGAGTTGTTAGACCAATACCTCAAAGGGATCAAAATCGTGGGCACGGGCCCGGTGCCAGAGGACCACCACCTCCTCCTCGAGATGGAATGCCACCAAGATCAGACGTCAGGGATAGAAGGAAAG